The following proteins are encoded in a genomic region of Leptospira wolbachii serovar Codice str. CDC:
- the cmk gene encoding (d)CMP kinase, with the protein MSTLNIENVIAIDGPAGSGKSTLARMIAHKIGYLYLDSGAFYRSLTLAIWEKFLETKEDESKFPFYTEKLADATLLEKDESEFGFSVRKIPVHCELSSTGENLMFLGERDISHEIRDPEITKKIRYIAPRRAFREILNHHIREFAKNHKLVMDGRDIGTEVFPRSKFKFFLTASVEVRAKRRYDELVAKGFKADLKHIQDEIVARDESDTTRTVAPLKQASDAILIDTSTLDTETVLNTILSKVSSSGQI; encoded by the coding sequence ATGAGCACTCTGAATATCGAAAACGTCATAGCCATTGATGGCCCAGCAGGGTCAGGAAAAAGTACACTCGCACGTATGATCGCCCATAAGATAGGGTATCTCTACCTTGATTCAGGAGCGTTTTATCGATCGCTAACGCTTGCTATATGGGAGAAGTTTTTGGAAACCAAAGAAGATGAGTCCAAATTTCCTTTTTACACCGAAAAATTGGCCGACGCCACTCTTCTGGAAAAGGATGAATCCGAATTTGGATTTTCCGTCAGAAAAATTCCCGTACATTGTGAACTATCTTCGACAGGTGAAAATTTGATGTTCCTAGGTGAAAGAGACATAAGTCACGAAATCCGAGATCCAGAGATCACAAAAAAAATTCGTTACATAGCTCCGAGACGAGCTTTTCGAGAGATTCTAAATCACCATATCCGTGAATTTGCAAAAAACCATAAATTGGTGATGGATGGCCGCGATATTGGAACGGAAGTCTTCCCCAGATCAAAATTTAAATTTTTTCTGACCGCCTCTGTGGAAGTGCGGGCCAAACGCCGATATGATGAATTAGTCGCAAAAGGCTTTAAAGCCGACCTAAAACACATCCAGGACGAGATTGTCGCTCGGGACGAAAGTGACACCACCCGTACTGTGGCTCCCCTCAAACAAGCTTCGGACGCAATCCTGATTGACACGAGCACCCTCGACACGGAAACTGTCCTAAATACTATCCTGTCCAAGGTTTCATCCTCTGGGCAAATCTAA
- a CDS encoding helix-turn-helix domain-containing protein codes for MMETGVTMSSSFQNYNESLNFFLLFSSLLGFLYAIGEFFSYHKNRKQILLGIIFLGTSYLLFNFYLISSENIKPLYYLYLTDLPVVACLGVLLDEYFLTVLEGKFRSFRRLSYRIVPLAFLLILILLWNFGNKSYYLENQNPGLNPFHNRPLFLVLPTILIYIWCMLRIFRRISKQIRWSTFRKNYTLKIGLFIVVFCLALSLNGLKTLAFGGQVAHQLSGIAIGLFLCFLYVLRQTYPDFFLEVRKIVEEEKKEKISQISKLDRNLVRKKLQDLFEIEKIYREEKLSLRELSERMDLSSHQLSEFLNTEIKLSFYQYTNFYRVNEAKEKIEKEPERSLLAIAYDVGFGSKSTFNEAFKKETGATPREYREKILKKHPVR; via the coding sequence TGAGTCCTTAAACTTCTTTCTTTTGTTTTCGTCACTTCTCGGATTTTTATATGCAATCGGAGAATTCTTTAGTTACCATAAAAATAGAAAACAAATTCTACTTGGAATTATTTTTCTCGGAACTAGTTATTTGTTGTTTAACTTTTACTTAATTTCTTCTGAGAATATCAAACCGTTGTATTATTTGTATCTCACTGATTTGCCGGTTGTGGCTTGTCTAGGTGTGCTCTTGGATGAATACTTTCTTACTGTTTTGGAAGGAAAATTTCGTTCCTTTCGTAGACTTTCCTACCGAATTGTTCCTTTAGCTTTTTTACTGATTCTTATTCTACTTTGGAATTTCGGGAACAAAAGTTATTATTTAGAAAATCAAAATCCTGGATTGAATCCTTTTCACAATCGACCTTTGTTTTTAGTTTTGCCCACCATTCTGATTTATATTTGGTGTATGCTTCGTATTTTCAGAAGAATTTCCAAACAGATTCGATGGAGTACGTTCCGAAAGAATTATACATTAAAAATCGGGCTTTTCATTGTTGTATTTTGTTTGGCTTTATCACTAAACGGGTTAAAAACATTGGCCTTTGGTGGTCAAGTCGCTCATCAATTATCAGGAATTGCTATTGGACTTTTTTTATGTTTTTTGTATGTGCTTAGGCAGACCTATCCGGATTTCTTTTTGGAAGTCCGCAAAATTGTAGAAGAAGAAAAAAAAGAGAAGATTTCTCAAATTTCCAAACTCGACCGTAATTTGGTTCGGAAAAAATTACAAGATCTGTTTGAAATAGAAAAGATATACCGAGAAGAAAAACTAAGTCTGCGTGAACTCTCTGAAAGAATGGACTTAAGTTCTCATCAACTTTCTGAATTCCTAAATACAGAAATCAAACTGAGTTTTTACCAATATACAAATTTTTATCGAGTCAATGAGGCGAAGGAAAAAATCGAAAAAGAACCAGAACGGTCTCTACTTGCCATTGCTTATGATGTGGGTTTTGGTTCTAAATCTACTTTTAATGAGGCCTTCAAAAAGGAAACCGGAGCCACACCCAGAGAGTATAGAGAAAAAATACTGAAAAAACATCCAGTTCGATAG
- a CDS encoding histidine kinase dimerization/phosphoacceptor domain -containing protein, which produces MKLRNRNLDPERIADFECFRSGILELIVKNSPLSDILMEIVQGIETLNPTMICTVVLIENSRIKIGAAPSLPKIYNEAIEGVPIGPEAGSCGTAAYTGKRVIVEDIKTSPLWKNYKEIALSVGLASCWSEPIKSHTNETIGTFAIYHHEIASPNEFDIFIISETADLVSIAIEKSIISGKLTESERRFRDFFEKNSSVMLIIEPNSGEIINANQTAVQFYGYPQEILTKMKIDEINMLPEEEVKQERMRALSEERSYFSFPHKLASGIIKQVEVYSTPIETGNRHLLFSIVHDVTERKIAEEKVNSLLSEKEMILREVHHRIKNNMTILFNLLDLQAKSQADEGLANSLKDATSRIKTMSLLYDKLYLGKAFHELRLDEYLIPLAQEIISLFPYQVKLNTEIISTQLTAEQLQAIGIITNELLTNSLKYARDPSKELEIHIKIWKEEQEFHLFVKDNGKGFESQMSNPEKLGFGLTLVNMLTAQLSGKLTFSGNAGAEYHIVFPTNKSRH; this is translated from the coding sequence GTGAAACTTAGAAATCGCAATCTGGATCCGGAACGAATTGCAGACTTTGAATGTTTCCGAAGTGGAATTCTAGAACTCATCGTCAAAAATTCACCCTTAAGCGACATCTTAATGGAAATTGTCCAAGGGATTGAAACTCTCAACCCAACCATGATCTGCACTGTGGTTCTTATTGAAAATTCTAGAATCAAAATAGGTGCTGCCCCTTCTCTTCCCAAAATTTATAACGAAGCCATCGAGGGAGTGCCTATCGGACCCGAAGCGGGCTCTTGTGGTACCGCAGCTTACACTGGCAAACGAGTTATTGTTGAAGATATAAAAACAAGCCCCCTCTGGAAAAACTACAAAGAAATCGCACTCAGTGTGGGACTTGCTTCCTGTTGGTCGGAACCAATTAAGTCTCATACAAACGAAACCATCGGAACCTTCGCCATTTATCACCACGAAATTGCAAGCCCCAATGAATTTGATATCTTTATTATTTCCGAAACAGCAGATCTTGTCAGTATCGCCATTGAAAAATCCATCATCTCAGGAAAACTCACGGAAAGTGAAAGAAGGTTCCGGGATTTTTTCGAAAAGAATTCTTCGGTAATGTTAATCATCGAACCAAACTCTGGAGAAATTATCAATGCCAACCAAACGGCCGTTCAATTCTACGGATACCCACAAGAAATTCTAACTAAAATGAAGATTGATGAGATCAACATGCTTCCGGAAGAAGAAGTAAAACAAGAGAGGATGCGCGCACTCTCAGAAGAAAGAAGTTATTTTTCTTTTCCACATAAATTAGCAAGTGGAATCATCAAACAAGTAGAAGTATATTCTACTCCCATCGAAACTGGAAATCGCCATCTATTATTTTCCATCGTCCACGATGTTACGGAAAGAAAAATTGCAGAAGAAAAAGTAAATTCTCTGCTTTCTGAAAAGGAAATGATTTTGAGAGAAGTCCATCACAGAATCAAAAACAACATGACGATTCTGTTTAACCTCTTAGATCTGCAAGCAAAATCACAAGCAGATGAAGGACTCGCAAATTCTCTAAAGGATGCCACTAGTCGCATCAAAACCATGTCGCTCCTCTATGACAAATTGTATTTAGGAAAGGCTTTCCACGAACTTCGATTAGATGAATATTTAATTCCTCTGGCACAGGAGATTATTTCATTATTTCCGTATCAGGTAAAATTAAATACAGAAATTATAAGTACCCAGCTAACAGCCGAGCAACTCCAGGCGATAGGAATCATCACCAACGAACTTCTCACAAACAGTTTAAAGTATGCAAGGGATCCTTCCAAAGAATTAGAAATTCATATCAAGATTTGGAAAGAAGAACAAGAATTTCACTTATTCGTAAAAGATAATGGAAAAGGATTTGAGTCTCAAATGTCTAATCCAGAAAAACTGGGATTTGGGTTGACCTTGGTTAACATGTTAACCGCGCAACTTTCCGGCAAACTCACCTTTAGCGGGAATGCCGGAGCAGAATACCACATAGTTTTTCCGACTAATAAGTCCCGTCATTAA